The genomic DNA GGGCTGGAGATCCTTGGAATGACTCGTGAGTTGCAGGGACCCCCAGGAGATGAAGGTCTTCAGAGCTCATCCCTTGAGCAGCTGAGTTCTGCCCCCGGGGGCTGGAGGAAACACCCAGGGGCCAGAGGTCCTTGGAGCGAGtcccaggagcagcagagaccccGGGGGGGCGGAGGAGACCTCCAGGGGGGCGGAGGTCCTTGGAGCAAGtcccaggagcagcagagaccctgggggtcgGAGGTTCTTGGAGCAAGtcccaggagcagcagagaccccGGGGGGCTGGAGGTCCTTGGAGCAAGtcccaggagcagcagagaccccGGGGGGCCGGAGGTCCTTGGAGCAAGtcccaggagcagcagagaccccGGGGGGCCGGAGGTCCTTGGAGCAAGtcccaggagcagcagagactCCGGGGGGGCCGGAGGTCCTTGGAGCAAGtcccaggagcagcagagacccccGGGGGGGCTGGAGGTCCTTGGAGCGAGTCCCATGAACAGCGGAGACCCCCGGGAGGGGCGGAGGTCTTTGGAGCGAGtcccaggagcagcagagacccccGGGGGGGCGGAGGAGACCCCCGGGGGGGCGGAGGTCCTTGGAGCGAGtcccaggagcagcagagaccccAGGGGGGCGGAGGAGACCCCCGGGAGCTGGAGGTCCTTGGAGTGAGTCCCAGGAGCAGCGGAAGCTCCTGGCAGCGCAGACCCTTGGGGGGCGCAGGTCAGTAACAGAGGGGTTTGCAGTAAATCCACCAGCCTGGAGACTCCCAGCGCTACCAGTGACCTTGGGGGCCTGGAGATGACCCCCAGGTCCTTGGACAGTCCCATCAGCCTGGAGACCCCAGGGGCCAAGGTCCATGAGCAGCAGATGCCCTGGCCCCACATGCAGACGACATCCCAGCGGAGCTGCACAGGAGCTGTGTCTCCAGGGGCGCCACGCAGCTGGGGGCTTGGACCGCCCGGACGCCGGGGttcatgctcccctcccccccgcccgctctctgtctctctctccgcATCTCTCTGGCACGTGCGCCCGCTGGGCCGGATGCTCTTTAAAAACGTGGATCAGAACAGAGGAGTCCAGAGGAGAAGGTCAACGGGGGACTGGGGGGGCCGCGGGGGGTCCTGCCCGTCCCCGGAggcggctctgggagagggggtgcccccagccggggcggggggagcaccGAGGATCAGGGCGGAGCTCGGGAGAGATGGACCTCGTGACAAGACGACATTCTGCAGaaccaaccccctctccccccctgcaGTCCCAGGCCCTGCGTCCCCAAACTATGGCTAATGGGGGGCCAGGGGGAGGCTTGGCTGGCTCTGGCGGGGGTTCCCCAAACCCTCCCATGGCTGGGGGTGCCCAGGAGAGCACCCCCAAATTGGCTGGCAGCACATGCAGGCTTATCCCAGCCCCCCGTCTCCTCCACTGTGAGCAGCTCTGGAAGTGGGGGAGACCCCCCAAATGCCTCGGAAGGGgggcagacccctcccccaccctggtttTGCCAGCGAAGTCCTCCCCATTGGCGCCCCCCAACCCATGCCCTGCCCGTGCTGGCCGAGctacccccccccgggacccccaccTGCCCACCACGCCACGGGGCGCCCCGCCATGCtacctctttcctctcctcgtCCTCGGGCCCCCCGTCAGGGCGCTCATCGGGgccggggggctgagtgggggggcCGGCCGGGGGACTAGCGCCGGCCTGGTGGGGCTCCAACTCCATAggcacctcctccttctcctcctggctACTGGGAGGAAATGGGGGGTTACTGGGGGGTGGGTGCCCTACATCCCTTCACCCCCAGTGctccccacaccccagagccttcacccctgcccctcccagagccccagccccttccctcccagagctccctgcaccccagaaccttcacccctgcccctcccagagccccagccccttccctcccagagctccccgcaccccagagccttcaccgctgcccccccagagccccagccccttccctcccagagctccccgcaccccagagccttcacccctgcccctcccagagccccagccccttccctcccagagctccccgcaccccagagccttcacccctgcccctcccagagccacagccccttccctcccagagctccccgcaccccagagccttcacccctgcccccccagagccccagccccttccctcccagagctccccgcaccccagagccttcacccctgcccctcccagagccccagccccttccctcccagagctccccgcaccccagagccttcaccgctgcccccccagagccccttcacccccccacGCCTAAGGCccttcagccctgccccccacatccccgcccgcacccctcaccccagcccccctgcaccgcCAGAGCGCCCCCAAAGCACAGCCGGGtaacaccccccgccccatcccccgcccggccccggcgcggcgcggcgggggcgggggcaggaatgaatggggggaggggcacgcgCCGGGCCGGAAGCCGGCAATGAATggggggggccgcgggggcgCGCGCGGGCCGGGGGGGCGGGTCTcacccgcggggccgggggcccggcatggcggcggcggcggcgatGGCGGCTCAGGGCTGCGGACCGGGCCGGGGCAGCGGCGGGCGGCGAGCGGGCGGGGCGGCCATTTTACCGCTACCCAGCAGCCCCCGCGCGGGGGCGGGGCCGCCGCagccccccggacccccccccccccgggctcacagccccgcccccgccgcagcccccccggaacccccccccgggctcacagccccgcccccgccgcagccccccggaccccccccccgggctcacagccccgcccccgccgcagCCCCCCCcggctcacagccccgcccccgccgcagccccccggaccccccccgcggctcgcagcccccccccggactcacagccccgcccccgccgcagCCCCCTCactctcagccccgccccccagagcccccccggctcacagccccgcccctcactctcagccccgccccccagagcccccccggcTCACAGCCCAGTCCCCGCCGCAGCCCCCCCGcagccttcctccccccccgccccgctcacaGCCCCTCCCTTGCCGCTGTCCCCTCattcacagccccccccccgtcacagtcCCGCCCCCTCACTCACAGCCCCACGTCCCCAGGTGTCcgaacctgcccctcccccgataTCCCGTCCAACCCTCCCAGGCTcagggacccaggtgtccgagcctgcccctctcccagcctctgTCACTTACCTCCTacgctgcctctgctctgcctggtgCGGCGGGTCCCCCGTGGGCACTGCCCTGGCTGGgccccccagggtctctgagcCACCCTGTGGGGAGAGGCAAAGGAGGGGCCTGTGTTAGAGGGGACCCATTCCCgccccccagcctgtcccccatCTGGCTCTGGGGCCAAATCGGGGAGAGGAAAAGCCCTATGTCCCATTTCCCCCCATGCTGGTGCCCCCTGGAGGTCACGGCCCGGTACCCCATTCCACGCCCCGTGCCCCTCTCTCTCATACCTGCTGCGACAACGGGCTGTGCCGGTGCCCGTGGCTGGGGCGTCTCTGGGGGGCCGGTCTGCCCTCTGCCATGGGACTCTCTGGCGCTTCCTGCTGTCCTGCTGGGGAGGGCTCTTTGGTGCGTGGGGAGCTGGGGCCGGCCTGCGAGGCGTCAGGGCTGCGCGACTGGGGCGTCCAGATAAACAGACAGAGCTTTAGTGAGGCATCGACCCCAGTTGCCCTCTGCCCCCAGGTGAGATCTGGAACGGGGGGAGGAGACCTAGAGCCAGATCTAGAGTATCAACTTGATGGAGAGCAGGAGTCTGGCTCCTTGGTCAGGATCTAGAACTGCCAGCTGGATCTGGAACCAGGGTGGAGGGTTTGGAGAGGGATGGGGTCTGAACAGAattgggagtgggtgggggggtcccCAGGGTCTAGAACATCACAGGCCCCGGAACCTAAGAACTGGATCCCTCTCGCCCAGCACCCCGCGTCCGACTGGCCAGAAAAGGGCAATCATCAAGCGAGCCACACAGCTTCTGGCAGCCTTAGCTTTGGGGCCACCTGGCGCAGGGGGCTGCGTCCCTaaccagcttggctaatagccatcgctGGACCCGGCCTCCAGGAACGTGACTCATTGTGTGTCAAACCGCCTTCTACTTCTGGCCTCAGCCCATcctctggcagtgagttccacaggttaacggAAATCCTGCCTGCTGGAAACCTGCTGCATGAGCCCCCCGGGTCGGGTGCCCCAGTCACTGTCTCCGCCCCAGCCAGGAGTTTACAGCCCTGCCGTGGCCCCGCGGTCGCCCCTTCTCCCCGCTGAGTGGGCCCAGGCTTTGTCAcctctcccacagcctgggtctggCCTTTCTCCCAGGGCCTAGAGCTCTTGGAGCCGGGGGGCGGCTCTGCGTGTGGCAGGCCGGGGTGGGCACTGGGCGCCAGGGATCGGACAGGGGCAGGGTGAGATTTCCTGTCTCGGTCTCTCTCCTAACGCGCTGGGAGCTTTCCCGAGGGCGGCCGCACGGTGAGCAGCTGTTTGCCGGGACCGAGCTGGGGCTCCGAGATCTCTTGAGTGGGTCCGGCGCTGCACGGGCAGAGCCAGGATTGGGGTTCCCAGGTCGCGCCACCTGACTCAGGAGAGCCCTTCCCCTTGCCCCCACTCACTGGGCTACGAGCCCTTGGGGAGGGAGCTTAGCCCAGGCTCGCCGCCCCTCCCCGCACACGGATCCAGGGGCTGCCCCTTGGGATCGCCAGAGCCTGGCGAGACAGATTTCCCTTCCTGCAGCCCGTGGGGCCCAGCTCGGCGGCCGAGACCAGTTCCGTAGAACAGAGCCCTGGGCCTGGGGCATTATGCCGGGTTTTCATCACTGTGCGCCACGTCCTCAGCCCCGTCACCCCCAGAGAGCGGCTGGGAAGGGCAGCGAGGAGCGATGCCGAGAGCGCGTCTCTGCCATGGCCTTGGGCTCCCTTCGTGCCAGACTCCCTGCTTCCGACGGGCTTCCAGCCACTCCGGCTGTGACCCTGGGGCTCTCGTGCAAGCTGCTCCTGTGGCCCTGCTGGGGGTCAGCTCCTCTCTGACTCCCGTTtggcctctcccccctcctcccctattTGTAATTTGGGAGAATATCTGCAATTTGAGCCTCCCTGACTCTccctgcagtttgcaggcattttcaCCCTGGTCCTCTGAATTTCTGGGTCACCAGCAGCCTCAGTTGGTATCAATCCCTTTCTGAATGTAGATACTACTGGGGGGGCGCCCCCCCGCGATGTTCAATTTCTCTGTTACGGTCACTAATAGCCAGCGCTAGAGGAAGGATTTGCATGGATTCTGGAGCAGAGGCCTGTAGAGAGGCAGGTGCCCCTGCAGGGTCTGGGGCCTAGCTAGAATCTAGAATGCCCACCTGCACCTGAAGCGAGCCAAGCACCcgaggaaggggagcaggaatggGGCCCAGAACTAGATTATGGAAGGACGGGGCACCTTTTGGGTCTATAAGAGGAGGTTGCAACCTAGAACACCAAGACTGGGTCTGGAACAGGCCTAGTCCTCCAGAACATGGCTCTGGCATGGGGTGGGGTTCTAGATCacacagggagcagggcaggtggctTGGGGCTcacctttctgctgctgctggagctggagcgcgAGGCCTGGCGCTTCCTGGTGGGCGACTCGGAGCGGCTGGAGCGGGATCCGGAGGAAGTGGAGTCTGAGTCGGAGTCTGAGTCAGACCCACCCCTCCgccggcgctgggggggaggggaaggtgatgCTGGGTGAGTCCCCGGTGGCCTTTTCTGACTGGGGGGGACCTCCTTGgtcagcagtgggggagggggctcatcCTCCCCAGGGGGGGCCATCGGTGCCTCCCCTTCcgacagctggggaggggctggggagctggcgATGGCAGACGTCCCCCCTTCCTGTGAGATCTCAGGGggctcctctgcctcctcctggggGGCCCCCTTGTCTTCCTGGAGCTCAGCTGCTCCCTTCTTCTCCGGAGAATCCTCCAGAGGGGGAGCCGTTGGACTGGGCTGCCCCTTCTCCTGGTGGGCCGGCGGACAGGGCTCCCCCTTTGCCTGGGGGGCTGGCGGGCTGGGCTCCCCCTTTGCCTGGTGGGCCGTTGGACTGGGCTGCCCCTTCTCCTGGTGGGCCGGCGGACAGGGCTCCCCCTTTGCCTGGTGGGCTGGCAGACGGGGCTCCCCCTTCTCATGGGGGGCTGGCGGGCTGGGCTCCCCCTTTGCCTGGTGGGCTGGCGGGCTGGGCTCCCCCTTTGCCTGGTGGGCTGGCGGGCTGGCCTCCCCCTTTGCCTGGGAGGCTGGTGGGCTGGCCTCCCCCTTCTCgtggggggctggcaggctgggctCCCCCTTTGCCTGGGGGGCTGTTGGACTGGACTTCCCCTTCTtgtggggggctggcaggctgggctCCCCCTTCTTGTGAGGGGCTGTCGGGCTGGACTCCCCCTTCTTGTGGGGCGCTGGCAGGCTGGGCTCCTCCTTTTTCTGGGGGGCCATTGGGCTGGGCTCTCCCTTTTCCGGGGCATCTGGCAGGCTGGGCTCCCCCTTCTCCTGGGGAGCTGGTGGACTGGGCTTCCCCTTCTCCTGGGGGGCTGGAGTCACAGCTGTCCCACTTCCCTGGGGTTCCAAGAGCCTGGTCACCCCCCCTTCCTGGGGCTCCGGAGCTCTGGGCCCCTCTGTTTCCTGGGGTGCCAGGGCCTGGGCTGACCCTCTTCCTTGGGGCCCTGGTGATCTGAGGACCCCCATTCCCTGGGCCTCAGGCCCCCCCACTTCTTCGGGTGCTACAGATctggcccctcccacttcctggggTGCTGGGAATCTGGGCACTCCTGTCTGTTGGGGTGCTGGGGCCATgagcccccccttctcctgccGGGACCCCCTGATTTCCTGGGGTGAGCTGCTCGCCTGAGGGCCTGGGGCCCAGGCTTCCCCCATCCTCCGGGAAGCCTCCTTCCCCTCTGGAGCctttgcttcctcctcctcctcgtcctcctcctcgtCTTCCTcctcgtcttcctcctcctcgtcttcctcttcatcatcatcttcctcctccagcttcAGAGTGGGCCGTGGCACGCTCCTCCGGCCCCTAGGGGGCgcctcccgctcctccggccCCACGGCCTGGGTGCCCTCTGGGGGCTTGGCGGCTCTGGCCTGGGAGAGACGGGGAGCAGCTGAGAGAGggtgctccctgctgcccccctgcagctcagcgccccctgtcccccccaccctccagcccgGCACCCCCTGTCCTCTCCCCGCTCctcgcagcccagcgccccctagtgagcccccacccggctccctgcagcccagcgccccctagtgagcccccgcccggctccctgcagcccggcgccccctggtgagcccccgcccggctccctgcagcccggcgccccctggtgagcccccgcccggctccctgCAGGCCAGCACCCCCTGGTGAGCCCCcgcccagctccctgcagcccggcgccccctggTGAGCCCCCGCctggctccctgcagcctggcGCCCCCTGGtgagcccccgctccctgcagtacggcgccccctgctgcacctgcctggctccccacagcacagcacagccccctctgccgacccctgaccctgctccctgcagcccggcgccccctagCGCTATGCTGCAGCACTGACCTGCCTGACCCGGGTGGAACGGCGCTCCTGCCTCCTGGTTCCCTCCTCGTCGGAGTCGTTTCTCTCTCGGGAGATGGGGTAGCTCTTCCCGGAGGCTGGGAAGTGACAGGGAACCATCAGCTCAAGGGGCTGGGCCTGGAGTCCAGGCTGCATCCTGTTCTAGATGTTTGCACCACCCCCTGATCCGGAACCTCTCCCTTCTGGATACCCAGGCCAGGCCCAGCCTGTTGAATCTAGATCCCGCCAGAGAACGTCTAGATGTGTGTCTATTCTAGAGGCCATGCGAAGCTTGGACAGAACCCACCACCCTGTGATCTAGAACCTCGCTCCATTTGAGCCAGAACTCACTTGTTCTAGACCCAGCACCTTCTTTCTCCATTCTTGCTGCCTCGCCGGTTTTCTAGCTCCTCATGCAGTGAGGTTTCTTCAACTGCAGTGGTCTGACTCCCCCGACCAGATCTCACATCCAGAGAGCAAAGGATCATGGGAGCCAGTGTTCACTTCAAAACTATCTGAGTGGCGTGGATCTAGAGTGGTCTACGTTCTAGACTGATATCCTGGTCTCTCAAAACTCTTATCTGGAGCAGACAGCATTCTAGATCTCTGCTGAATATGGTGTCAAAGAGTGCACACGGGGTCTAGACCCAAGCAATATTCTAGGTGTCTCGGTCTAGACCCCCTGGTTCTAAAATGCTTGGTTATTGTGGCAAAGAGAGCTCATGAACAGAGACAATGACACACCCCTGGGGAGAGCAAGGTTCTAGATCACCTCAGATTTCTGGGCCCCACACACCCTTCTGGAGCGAATCCCAGACTGGGGCTGCATGTTCTAGACCAGTCCAAGTGCTATGTTTTCTATCTTTCAGTCCACTCGTTCCAGAATCCCACTCCAGAACACCAACTCCAGAGTATGCTGTTCTAGATCCCAGAGTTCTAGAGTCCAGTCAGCTACCTGCTCCAGATGCAGAGGGCAAAGCTCGCGCCAGCCACAGAAAGGGGAATGGATGCAGGTAGTACTGAGCAGACCCTGAGATGCAAACCTGGCAGCAGCCCTGCCATTGGCTGACACCCTCCTCTGCAGTCAGCCAATCAAAGGCACCCATTTCCACCTCACCGGGTGGCCTGGGTTCTGAAGAAGCCTCATGCCCATTGGCTGAATGCTGAGGGGAATCCCAGCCAATCAGATGTGCCCGGTGCCCCCACACAGGCTGAGAAGAACCAGGGTCTCTGGGCACAGACACTAGGGACTGggccccaccccacactcaccctcCAATTCGGCTGCCTCCCGCGCCTCCCtctgcagccgctgctgcagcagctcgtGCTGCTTCTCCAGATATTGCTTGATGAAGCTGTTCTGGCTCATCTCCTCGCCGATCTGCAGGGAGATGAGAGGGTGAGGgggcaggatgcctgggttccatcccttgctctgcagggggaggggggatggtggttagagtgggggtggggctagggctggaagccaggactcctaggttctgtccctggctctgggggaagagggggctagtggttagagcggggggctaggaatcaggactcctgggctctctccctgctctgggaaggcagtaggctccagtggttagggcgggggggctgggagccaggactcctgggttctctgtcctggctctgggaaggcagtaggctccagtggttagggcgggggggctgggagccaggactcctgggttctctgtcctggctctgggaaggcagtgggctccagtggttagggcgggggggctgggagccaggactcctgggttctctgtcctggctctgggaaggcagtGGGCTCCAATGGTTAgggtggggggactgggagccagggctcctgggttctctcccggctctgggaaggcagTGGGCTCCAATGAttagggcggggggggctgggagccaggactcctgggttctctgtcctggctctgggaaggcagtgggctccagtggctagggcaggggggctggaagccagggctcctgggttctctcccagctctgggaaggcagtGGGCTCCAATGGGttagggcaggggggctgggagccaggactcctgggttctctcccggctctgggaaggcagTGGGCTACAATGGTtagggttggggggctgggagccaggactcctgggttctctcccagctctgggaaggcagtgggctccagtggttagggcggggggggctgggagccaggactcctgggttctctcccggctctgggaaggcGGTGGGCTACAATggttagggtgggggggctgggagccaggactcctgggttctctcccggctctgggaaggcGGTGGGCTACAATggttagggtgggggggctgggagccaggactcctgggttctctcccagctctgggaaggcagtGGGCTACAATggttagggtgggggggctgggagccaggactcctgggttctctcccagctctgggaaggcagtGGGCTACAATggttagggtgggggggctgggagccaggactcctgggttctctcccagctctgggaaggcagtgggctccagtggttagggcggggggggctgggagccaggactcctgggttctctcccagctctgggaaggcagtGGGCTACAATggttagggtgggggggctgggagccaggactcctgggttctctcccagctctgggaaggcagtGGGCTACAATggttagggtgggggggctgggagccaggactcctgggttctctcccggctctgggaaggcGGTGGGCTACAATGGttagggcggggggggctgggagccaggactcctgggttctctcccagctctgggaaggcag from Malaclemys terrapin pileata isolate rMalTer1 chromosome 12, rMalTer1.hap1, whole genome shotgun sequence includes the following:
- the ACIN1 gene encoding apoptotic chromatin condensation inducer in the nucleus isoform X1, translating into MRSDGTESVPDVLDVFRVRTDAPEPFWTSLPGPVPQPESSRGMTESPEAHFRVRDGAGADRSESGKTRRAEAGTSGWAKAAEWRRKEPKSRAGRPGAGRASPERAEVRPEVAERALAGRGRRPAAAPHKMADGEEVTLDGRPLQALRVADLKAALQQRGLAKSGQKSALIKRLRGALMLENLQKHSTLHATFQPNSQSKGWNPGILPPHPLISLQIGEEMSQNSFIKQYLEKQHELLQQRLQREAREAAELEASGKSYPISRERNDSDEEGTRRQERRSTRVRQARAAKPPEGTQAVGPEEREAPPRGRRSVPRPTLKLEEEDDDEEEDEEEEDEEEDEEEDEEEEEAKAPEGKEASRRMGEAWAPGPQASSSPQEIRGSRQEKGGLMAPAPQQTGVPRFPAPQEVGGARSVAPEEVGGPEAQGMGVLRSPGPQGRGSAQALAPQETEGPRAPEPQEGGVTRLLEPQGSGTAVTPAPQEKGKPSPPAPQEKGEPSLPDAPEKGEPSPMAPQKKEEPSLPAPHKKGESSPTAPHKKGEPSLPAPHKKGKSSPTAPQAKGEPSLPAPHEKGEASPPASQAKGEASPPAHQAKGEPSPPAHQAKGEPSPPAPHEKGEPRLPAHQAKGEPCPPAHQEKGQPSPTAHQAKGEPSPPAPQAKGEPCPPAHQEKGQPSPTAPPLEDSPEKKGAAELQEDKGAPQEEAEEPPEISQEGGTSAIASSPAPPQLSEGEAPMAPPGEDEPPPPLLTKEVPPSQKRPPGTHPASPSPPPQRRRRGGSDSDSDSDSTSSGSRSSRSESPTRKRQASRSSSSSSRKSRSPDASQAGPSSPRTKEPSPAGQQEAPESPMAEGRPAPQRRPSHGHRHSPLSQQGGSETLGGPARAVPTGDPPHQAEQRQRRSSQEEKEEVPMELEPHQAGASPPAGPPTQPPGPDERPDGGPEDEERKEAAAQHKAFKRKISVVSAKGAAAGNSDTEGGQSGGRKRRWGSSTAATQKKPSISITTESLKSLIPEMKPVAGQEAVVDLHADDSRISEDEGERHGEPPAHEKGLKICRTVTQVVPAEGQENGQGEEEEEEEKEPEEEQPEAPQVTAELTLPPPVEHEVKKVTLSDTLTRRSISQQRSGVSITIDDPVRTAQLPSPPRAKPSPIVHICNLVRPFTLGQLKELLGRTGTLVEEAFWIDKIKSHCYVTYSTVEEAVLTRNALHGVKWPQSNPKFLSADFAEQDELDFHRGLLPERAVETAAAPGAGPASGRGGRRSAPRERSREPERAAREQWAEREREMERRERTRAEREWDRDKVREGPRSRSRERRRKEPPKAKEKKGEKKEKAPEEPPAKLLDDLFRKTKAAPCIYWLPLTDTQFVQKQAERAARARERERRRKELEEEELRQRERSRQAERDKRREHSREQGAGGAPGGASGTERGGRERREAKRHSRSRSRSTPVRDRGGRR
- the ACIN1 gene encoding apoptotic chromatin condensation inducer in the nucleus isoform X5, which produces MRSDGTESVPDVLDVFRVRTDAPEPFWTSLPGPVPQPESSRGMTESPEAHFRVRDGAGADRSESGKTRRAEAGTSGWAKAAEWRRKEPKSRAGRPGAGRASPERAEVRPEVAERALAGRGRRPAAAPHKMADGEEVTLDGRPLQALRVADLKAALQQRGLAKSGQKSALIKRLRGALMLENLQKHSTLHATFQPNSQSKGWNPGILPPHPLISLQIGEEMSQNSFIKQYLEKQHELLQQRLQREAREAAELEASGKSYPISRERNDSDEEGTRRQERRSTRVRQARAAKPPEGTQAVGPEEREAPPRGRRSVPRPTLKLEEEDDDEEEDEEEEDEEEDEEEDEEEEEAKAPEGKEASRRMGEAWAPGPQASSSPQEIRGSRQEKGGLMAPAPQQTGVPRFPAPQEVGGARSVAPEEVGGPEAQGMGVLRSPGPQGRGSAQALAPQETEGPRAPEPQEGGVTRLLEPQGSGTAVTPAPQEKGKPSPPAPQEKGEPSLPDAPEKGEPSPMAPQKKEEPSLPAPHKKGESSPTAPHKKGEPSLPAPHKKGKSSPTAPQAKGEPSLPAPHEKGEASPPASQAKGEASPPAHQAKGEPSPPAHQAKGEPSPPAPHEKGEPRLPAHQAKGEPCPPAHQEKGQPSPTAHQAKGEPSPPAPQAKGEPCPPAHQEKGQPSPTAPPLEDSPEKKGAAELQEDKGAPQEEAEEPPEISQEGGTSAIASSPAPPQLSEGEAPMAPPGEDEPPPPLLTKEVPPSQKRPPGTHPASPSPPPQRRRRGGSDSDSDSDSTSSGSRSSRSESPTRKRQASRSSSSSSRKSRSPDASQAGPSSPRTKEPSPAGQQEAPESPMAEGRPAPQRRPSHGHRHSPLSQQGGSETLGGPARAVPTGDPPHQAEQRQRRSSQEEKEEVPMELEPHQAGASPPAGPPTQPPGPDERPDGGPEDEERKESIRPSGRTCQRDAERETESGRGGGEHEPRRPGGPSPQLRGAPGDTAPVQLRWDVVCMWGQGICCSWTLAPGVSRLMGLSKDLGVISRPPRSLVALGVSRLVDLLQTPLLLTCAPQGSALPGASAAPGTHSKDLQLPGVSSAPLGSLLLLGLAPRTSAPPGVSSAPPGVSAAPGTRSKDLRPSRGSPLFMGLAPRTSSPPGGLCCSWDLLQGPPAPPESLLLLGLAPRTSGPPGSLLLLGLAPRTSGPPGSLLLLGLAPRTSSPPGSLLLLGLAPRTSDPQGLCCSWDLLQGPPPPWRSPPPPRGLCCSWDSLQGPLAPGCFLQPPGAELSCSRDEL
- the ACIN1 gene encoding apoptotic chromatin condensation inducer in the nucleus isoform X2 — encoded protein: MRSDGTESVPDVLDVFRVRTDAPEPFWTSLPGPVPQPESSRGMTESPEAHFRVRDGAGADRSESGKTRRAEAGTSGWAKAAEWRRKEPKSRAGRPGAGRASPERAEVRPEVAERALAGRGRRPAAAPHKMADGEEVTLDGRPLQALRVADLKAALQQRGLAKSGQKSALIKRLRGALMLENLQKHSTLHATFQPNSQSKGWNPGILPPHPLISLQIGEEMSQNSFIKQYLEKQHELLQQRLQREAREAAELEASGKSYPISRERNDSDEEGTRRQERRSTRVRQARAAKPPEGTQAVGPEEREAPPRGRRSVPRPTLKLEEEDDDEEEDEEEEDEEEDEEEDEEEEEAKAPEGKEASRRMGEAWAPGPQASSSPQEIRGSRQEKGGLMAPAPQQTGVPRFPAPQEVGGARSVAPEEVGGPEAQGMGVLRSPGPQGRGSAQALAPQETEGPRAPEPQEGGVTRLLEPQGSGTAVTPAPQEKGKPSPPAPQEKGEPSLPDAPEKGEPSPMAPQKKEEPSLPAPHKKGESSPTAPHKKGEPSLPAPHKKGKSSPTAPQAKGEPSLPAPHEKGEASPPASQAKGEASPPAHQAKGEPSPPAHQAKGEPSPPAPHEKGEPRLPAHQAKGEPCPPAHQEKGQPSPTAHQAKGEPSPPAPQAKGEPCPPAHQEKGQPSPTAPPLEDSPEKKGAAELQEDKGAPQEEAEEPPEISQEGGTSAIASSPAPPQLSEGEAPMAPPGEDEPPPPLLTKEVPPSQKRPPGTHPASPSPPPQRRRRGGSDSDSDSDSTSSGSRSSRSESPTRKRQASRSSSSSSRKSRSPDASQAGPSSPRTKEPSPAGQQEAPESPMAEGRPAPQRRPSHGHRHSPLSQQGGSETLGGPARAVPTGDPPHQAEQRQRRSQEEKEEVPMELEPHQAGASPPAGPPTQPPGPDERPDGGPEDEERKEAAAQHKAFKRKISVVSAAKGAAAGNSDTEGGQSGGRKRRWGSSTAATQKKPSISITTESLKSLIPEMKPVAGQEAVVDLHADDSRISEDEGERHGEPPAHEKGLKICRTVTQVVPAEGQENGQGEEEEEEEKEPEEEQPEAPQVTAELTLPPPVEHEVKKVTLSDTLTRRSISQQRSGVSITIDDPVRTAQLPSPPRAKPSPIVHICNLVRPFTLGQLKELLGRTGTLVEEAFWIDKIKSHCYVTYSTVEEAVLTRNALHGVKWPQSNPKFLSADFAEQDELDFHRGLLPERAVETAAAPGAGPASGRGGRRSAPRERSREPERAAREQWAEREREMERRERTRAEREWDRDKVREGPRSRSRERRRKEPPKAKEKKGEKKEKAPEEPPAKLLDDLFRKTKAAPCIYWLPLTDTQFVQKQAERAARARERERRRKELEEEELRQRERSRQAERDKRREHSREQGAGGAPGGASGTERGGRERREAKRHSRSRSRSTPVRDRGGRR